Sequence from the Oncorhynchus kisutch isolate 150728-3 linkage group LG12, Okis_V2, whole genome shotgun sequence genome:
ATAGGCTACTCCAGTCAATATAGACACTGTTATATGGGATGATAATAAATAACATCGTCGCTGCTGCAAGTTAGCTAGATAGTGTTGGCTGTAGCGGGGTTGccttggtgtctctctctctccgtctgctcGCTCCCATCTCTCTTTCATGTTCTTCCGCTGCTGCAACAATAAAGTACCATCTTCTCCCTCGCATAGATGTGTTCAGGTTTAAAACGTAGGTTTTTAAAAAACGAATGTATTTCAAATATCCGGATATCAGACAAAAATGAATGTTACTATTCGAATAGTAAAAGTATTTCAAACTCCCATCCCTACTTTCTGCATAGGTTATTATATACCTATTTACCTGTTCAATTATCATTTTAATTAATGATGGACATTGATTATTTTATAACTTTTATGCAGTAGGAGTTTAGTACAACTGCCACACTGGTGTATAGTATTATAACCCAATAATTAAAGcaatttttgtattttctttactCTTTGCCTGGTCAAGTCAGTGTGCTCCCTCCGCAAAATACTGCTGActgttctttttttaaataattatgaTAAACGTGAGCTTAAAAATGACGTTTGGTAATTACGTTAACATCTGGAAGAAAAAAACAGGGCAAATATTAGCGACGTCTCTGAGGGACGGGTCTTTTCAAACTCCGAAACCATTTTCAGTTCAGCATTTAGCAGTCAGCATAAAGTGGACGTTTCAGCCAGTTCCACTGAAATGCATCTAGGGAGGTATCGACTGGGTGGTAATTGTTTCAAGCATTATCGTGTGTGTCAAATGCGTCAGTTTATTGTAGGCTATTTCGAAGATAACTGGGCTGATATTGTCAATAGACGTTCACTTTCGTTTTCGGCCTTGCGTCATAAGTAACTATTCGAAACTGCATTTATATTTGTTTGTAGGCGTGTTTTCTTTTATGCCCTCTATAAATACAGTTTCATTTAAGATTCATTTTCGTTTCCTGCTTtgttgataatgatgatgattagTGTTTCTGTATGCCATATGGTTGGTTGCGGTCATATAAACCCTTCATTGAGTCGGAAACATCGGCAGGTGCCTCTCCTTCAAGTGTTAGAATCTGTATGGACTAGTTTAAGAATAATACACAACAATGATTTCATGGGGAGAGGATTGTCGTAATGGCTTTGGTTTAGTAAAGCCGGGTGGTTTAGATACGACCAAAACGGATATTAGTTGCGTTAATTTGATACACCTTAAATCTAAAATTCAGGCTCTGTCCGCAGGTAACAGTGTGGTCGCGTTTATCAGAAATAATGGGAGACTAGTATCTGTCGCACGGATTCAAGAGGACCTAGATGGGAGAAGATTCACAGGGAAACTGAGTAGGTCTAATCTCGTTAACAATCaattttttataatatattttcTTGAGTTGCCCAGTCATATGTTTTGTGTGCTTTAGAGAGTGTGACATGTAAGGAGAGGATTCGGGCTCTGAGTTGTGGAGATTCTCATGCTGTTTTACTGTCTGAAGAGGGTCGGGTTCTCTGCTTGGACAAAGCCAACATTCTCAGGTGGGTTCCATTCCATAATGATACATTTATATGTAGTTTACCTTAAGGAATTGTCACCCCCTCATTCAAATAGTTAAAGTATAAAAACAATTTGTAATTTAATTCAAACGGGCCAGCTACTCTTAGTCatctttcttctttttttccccaGCCCATTGGGTAACCTATGTAACCGACAGGTAACTCAGGTTGCATGTGGAGACCAGCATTCAATTTTACTAACTCAGGGTAAATGACCATTAACACACCTCTAATCGTTGTTTCACAATGCAACTTAACCAAAACAGTCTAACCTTTCAAAACTGTAATTCTGTACAATGTTCTCATTGTATGGTTGCTTACTTCTGATTTCTGTTCAGATGGTCAGGTTTTCACATGGGGTCAGAACACCAGCGGTCAGCTGGGTTTGGGGTGGGGCGAGCCACGCGACATGTCCATGTCCCCCAAGCCCCTGAAGTCTCTATCAGGGATCCCCCTGGTTCAGATCACTGCAGGGGGAGACCACAGCTTCGCTCTGTCCCTTTCTGGAGCTGTGTTCGGCTGGGGCAAGAACACCGCCGGGCAACTGGGACTAGGGGACACAACAAGTAcagtatacattatacaataGCATATGTGTTGACTCttgttaaatatatttaaataatcAAGGTCCAGACCGAAGACCATGAACAGTACATTATTTGAAACAGGTGTGTTAGTGTTGGGTTTAAACAAAAGTCTTCCCACTCAGTAGTTCTCTCAGGCTGCAGCTGGAGACCCCTGATTTATCTATTATCAACCACATTTTTTGGTGGTTGaaattatgtttaaaaaaataaaggaaagTACAGAAATGTGCCTTTATCTGTCTAAAAACAATTTTAACCAGGATGAGAGAGCACAATGTGTCGTGTGTTTGAGGGTTATGtgttgtaaataaataattataaacaattatatataataataacaataaattgAACCCAATTTTCTGTAGACAGATGTGCTCCAGCTCCTGTTGTTTGCCTGAATCTGAAGAAGACTGTTTTGATTTCATGTGGAGGAGAACATACTGCCGTTCTGACAAAGGTTGTATATCTGTCTGACATAATTGCACTTTTCCTATAATTTGAACTAAATGTTGTTTGGACCATACAATATGTCTGCATTTTATGTGTGTTTATTTATATTGGTGTCTCAATGTTCGCTGCAgccagcgactggaacgagctgcaacaaacactcaaacaggacagttttatctcttcattcaaagactcaatcatggacactcttactgacagttgtggctgcgttgcatgatgtattgttgtctctaccttcttgccctttgtgatgttgtctgtgcccaataatgattgtgccattttttgtgctgctaccatgttgtgctgctaccatgctgttgttgtgttgctaccgtgctgtgttgctgccatgctatgttgttggcTTAGGTCtctagtgtagtgttgtgttgtctctcttgtcgtgatgtgttttgtcctatatttctatttaattcatttatatttttaatcccagaccccctccccgcaggaggccttttggtagggcGTCATTGTCagcaagaatttgttcttaactgacttgactagttaaataatgttgaaataaaaaataaacaaaacaattgAAATGTTTTAGAGGAAAACACTATGATAACTGTCTGGGTTGATTttgttttagttttagtttttagTTCCCTGGAAATTTGCATTGAAACATCCTCATTAACGTAGAGGAAAACACTATGATAACTGTCTGGGTTGATTTTGTTCTAGGGAGGTGTGGTGTTCACATTTGGTTCAGGCCACTATGGACAGCTTGGACACAACTCTCTCCGAGATGAACTACGACCTCGAGTGGTGGGGCAACTTTGTGGATCAAAGGTGACCCAGATAGCCTGTGGAAGGTAGGTTACACTTAGTAGACATGATCTGGAATTAACTAAATGTTGTGACacaacaaaaatgtatgtagGTCTGTTTTCATTTTAGCATAAGACCTTTTAAGAATTCAATGTTGATTTGAGAAATGTTTTCTCTGTCTGTTCAACCACATTAGACACCACACATTAGCATTTGTGGGGCCCTCCAATAAGATGTACTCATTTGGGCGCGGAGAGCAAGGACAGCTGGGAAATGGAGTAAAGATTGATCAGTCTGTGCCCCTTCCAGTACAACTGCCAGGTAAAACATTCATTTATGGTATAACATTAGCCAGAGTACACGCATTTTCAGAACAGATCAAACTTGAATAAAAGTCAACTCAACAAAATGCTTATTTCAATACTCAACTAAAATAACATGAGGTAAAACATGAAATAACCTTAACTTGATCATCAACTATTTTTGTCAACATTTCAGACCAGATTGATGACCAGAAAATTGAACACATTTTTGCTGGAGGAAACCATTCCTTTGCATTGTGCTCTCTTGGTCAGGTATGGACACAATTTGGTTTGAAACAATGAGTTAGCAAAACAGGACATAGTTTGTCCCTTGTACTTAACATTTCTGTGATACGTTGCATCACATTGTCATCTTCCCAGGAGTCTGAAGAAAGGCCTAACAATCTCAGGTCAAGTGTGGGCAAAGTGACACAACAAGCTATAGATGAAGAAATCATTGACAAATGGATCTCGGAATGTGATTCAAAGTCTTGGAAAAAAGGACAGAAGTAAGTATGATATAAGTAGCTATAATTTACCATTGTTGTTATTTCCTTATTTTGTTTATGTACGGTCACATACTGAACTGAAAGATTACTCAAACTTGTAATTGCAGGGAAATCACAAAAATGTTTTCTTCTGCATCGTGTTTAAATGGGAGCTTTCTTGATAAAAGGTAACAGTATTTAATATTGGTTCAAATACATGATTGTCTTATGTTTGAAATATTACATTATCAAAGAATACTGATTTAAATATGGCAAAAATATTGACAATTATTTCTTGCTTTTATTAGTTGTGACAAACATTACCAAACCTCACCAAAACAGTCTGGCCTGGATTATTCACTCGTCCAAGGCGCATTCCGGAAGCTGGCGAAAAAGGGCAAAGTTTTGACTGAGGTATTTTGTGAATATATTTATAAATTGATATGTAATCGATCCTATTCGGACATTTATTCTGACATGTATCTTGAATTAGGGACGATTCACACACCTCTTTCATTGCACTAGGTTGAAGCTGTTGTCCAGCACACACTACTTCGCTCCCTGTATGAGGAGCCCATTGGAGTGGAGGGCTTGAGGGTCTACCTGGTTCTCCCTGAGCTCCTGAGGGTCCTTCACAAACAGCACAGAAGGACAGATCTCACCGAAGCCGTTGCTGCTGCTATCCTCAGACTGCACCCCGACAAGCTGCAGGTCCTCGGTAATGTTGccctacatttaaaatgtttaaagTGTGTCACCCCAAATTCAACTTATCAAAAATAATGTAGTCCtaaatctgtttgtgctgtagaCAACTTATTTTGTCCTTGTTCATTCACTGTCTGGCAGATTTAGACTAGGCTCAATTTACAAAACCGTTGATAATTTGAATCGAGTGTGGTAGTGCTGGGCTAAAACAAAACGTGTGCACATTGGGGGTGACCCTGGAATGATTGTGAAGTCGAGCAAATTCT
This genomic interval carries:
- the LOC109901113 gene encoding probable E3 ubiquitin-protein ligase HERC3 isoform X1, producing the protein MISWGEDCRNGFGLVKPGGLDTTKTDISCVNLIHLKSKIQALSAGNSVVAFIRNNGRLVSVARIQEDLDGRRFTGKLKSVTCKERIRALSCGDSHAVLLSEEGRVLCLDKANILSPLGNLCNRQVTQVACGDQHSILLTQDGQVFTWGQNTSGQLGLGWGEPRDMSMSPKPLKSLSGIPLVQITAGGDHSFALSLSGAVFGWGKNTAGQLGLGDTTNRCAPAPVVCLNLKKTVLISCGGEHTAVLTKGGVVFTFGSGHYGQLGHNSLRDELRPRVVGQLCGSKVTQIACGRHHTLAFVGPSNKMYSFGRGEQGQLGNGVKIDQSVPLPVQLPDQIDDQKIEHIFAGGNHSFALCSLGQESEERPNNLRSSVGKVTQQAIDEEIIDKWISECDSKSWKKGQKEITKMFSSASCLNGSFLDKSCDKHYQTSPKQSGLDYSLVQGAFRKLAKKGKVLTEVEAVVQHTLLRSLYEEPIGVEGLRVYLVLPELLRVLHKQHRRTDLTEAVAAAILRLHPDKLQVLGDCWSSLKPSVMTKHIGVWKKALSGILRNEHILRTRDTGIKHLLQVLGHLHRANQKSVETQTVPDSTFCMEEVHFNPIFLEEDVKLWRLWSKQDVDQTPAIFCRYPFLMNLQSKINVFNINAALTKNPPNNRQRTGMWPFDMFLVAAPAPFFELRLNRASLIEDTFHQLSVAYHSTFKRSLVVYFDEDVKLTDVYKRDFFLHLFDKLLVPESGMFMYNDTNTLAWFPAMPRVEEKHYFLFGVLCGMALYNNNMVHLPFPMAFFKKLVNINPSLEDLREFSPIEAGSLQYILDYPDDDVENMDMTFSVMWGDVAVELDPKETGKLVTSANKKEFVDTYVNYIFNQSVEVVFEEFRKGFFKVCDKDVVEFFQPEELRGVMVGKENFDWEMLKQNTVYEGEYHAGHPNIVTFWEVFEELTEDQKKAFLLFLTGCDRVPILGMNQIRMTVQTLLNSSQLHFPEALTCHSLLQLPIYPSKETLQSRLIEAVGHNRGFKNE
- the LOC109901113 gene encoding probable E3 ubiquitin-protein ligase HERC3 isoform X2; protein product: MISWGEDCRNGFGLVKPGGLDTTKTDISCVNLIHLKSKIQALSAGNSVVAFIRNNGRLVSVARIQEDLDGRRFTGKLKSVTCKERIRALSCGDSHAVLLSEEGRVLCLDKANILSPLGNLCNRQVTQVACGDQHSILLTQDGQVFTWGQNTSGQLGLGWGEPRDMSMSPKPLKSLSGIPLVQITAGGDHSFALSLSGAVFGWGKNTAGQLGLGDTTNRCAPAPVVCLNLKKTVLISCGGEHTAVLTKGGVVFTFGSGHYGQLGHNSLRDELRPRVVGQLCGSKVTQIACGRHHTLAFVGPSNKMYSFGRGEQGQLGNGVKIDQSVPLPVQLPDQIDDQKIEHIFAGGNHSFALCSLGQESEERPNNLRSSVGKVTQQAIDEEIIDKWISECDSKSWKKGQKEITKMFSSASCLNGSFLDKSCDKHYQTSPKQSGLDYSLVQGAFRKLAKKGKVLTEVEAVVQHTLLRSLYEEPIGVEGLRVYLVLPELLRVLHKQHRRTDLTEAVAAAILRLHPDKLQVLGDCWSSLKPSVMTKHIGVWKKALSGILRNEHILRTRDTGIKHLLQVLGHLHRANQKSVETQTVPDSTFCMEEVHFNPIFLEEDVKLWRLWSKQDVDQTPAIFCRYPFLMNLQSKINVFNINAALTKNPPNNRQRTGMWPFDMFLVAAPAPFFELRLNRASLIEDTFHQLSVAYHSTFKRSLVVYFDEDVKLTDVYKRDFFLHLFDKLLVPESGMFMYNDTNTLAWFPAMPRVEEKHYFLFGVLCGMALYNNNMVHLPFPMAFFKKLVNINPSLEDLREFSPIEAGSLQYILDYPDDDVENMDMTFSVMWGDVAVELDPKETGKLVTSANKKEFVDTYVNYIFNQSVEVVFEEFRKGFFKVCDKDVVEFFQPEELRGVMVGKENFDWEMLKQNTVYEGEYHAGHPNIVTFWEVFEELTEDQKKAFLLFLTGCDRVPILAAHLPLQRDTTEQTYRSCWPQQRFQE